A stretch of the Polaribacter pacificus genome encodes the following:
- the kynU gene encoding kynureninase, with translation MNFQNTLAYARQLDKEDPLATYRAKFHIPKDANGQDWLYFTGNSLGLQPKATQKYIQQELDDWANFGVEGHFEAKNPWMPYHELLTESMAKIVGAKPLEVVVMNTLTTNLHLLMVSFYQPTKKKYKIVIESDAFPSDRYAVQSQLQFHGFDPADGLIEWKPRDGEVLLNIEDLETIVSEQGDEIALLLIGGVNYYTGQYLDLKKIAAIGQAKDCMVGIDLAHGAGNVSPELHDSGVDFAAWCSYKYLNAGPGSLGGLFVHEKHAYKKDLPRFSGWWNHNKETRFNMRQPFDVMPGAEGWQLSNPPILSMAAIKASLDMFEEVGMEALRNKSEKLTGYFEFLINEMNSDDIKIITPTNPKERGCQLSIQVKNADKSLHQKLTQNNIITDWREPDVIRCAPVPLYNRFEDIYKMVTVLQSLL, from the coding sequence ATGAATTTTCAGAACACCTTAGCCTATGCAAGGCAATTAGATAAAGAAGACCCTTTAGCAACTTACAGAGCTAAATTTCATATTCCAAAGGATGCAAATGGGCAAGATTGGCTATATTTTACAGGAAACTCATTGGGTTTGCAACCAAAGGCCACCCAAAAATACATTCAGCAAGAGCTTGATGATTGGGCTAATTTCGGAGTAGAAGGGCATTTTGAGGCAAAGAATCCATGGATGCCATATCACGAGCTTTTAACGGAGTCTATGGCAAAGATAGTTGGAGCCAAGCCTCTTGAGGTTGTTGTGATGAATACCTTAACCACCAACTTGCATTTGTTGATGGTGTCATTTTATCAACCGACAAAAAAGAAATATAAAATAGTTATAGAATCAGATGCCTTTCCATCAGATAGATATGCGGTGCAGTCTCAGTTGCAGTTTCATGGATTTGATCCTGCCGATGGCTTGATTGAATGGAAACCAAGAGATGGCGAGGTCTTGTTAAATATAGAAGATCTAGAGACCATCGTTTCTGAGCAAGGTGATGAGATTGCTTTGCTGCTGATTGGTGGTGTTAACTATTATACAGGTCAGTATTTAGACCTTAAAAAAATTGCAGCAATAGGTCAAGCCAAAGATTGCATGGTTGGGATTGATTTAGCGCATGGCGCAGGGAATGTTTCGCCAGAATTACACGATAGCGGAGTTGATTTTGCCGCCTGGTGTTCATATAAATATCTGAATGCAGGGCCAGGGAGTTTGGGAGGATTGTTTGTGCATGAAAAACACGCTTATAAAAAAGATTTACCTCGGTTTTCTGGCTGGTGGAACCATAACAAAGAGACGCGTTTTAATATGCGTCAACCCTTTGATGTGATGCCAGGAGCAGAAGGATGGCAATTGTCCAATCCTCCAATATTGTCTATGGCAGCCATTAAAGCATCTTTAGATATGTTTGAAGAGGTAGGAATGGAAGCCTTGCGAAACAAATCAGAAAAACTAACAGGCTATTTTGAGTTTTTAATCAATGAGATGAACTCTGATGATATTAAAATTATCACTCCAACAAACCCAAAAGAGCGCGGTTGTCAATTGTCTATACAAGTTAAAAATGCAGACAAGAGTTTGCATCAAAAGCTTACCCAAAACAACATCATTACCGATTGGAGAGAGCCTGATGTGATTCGCTGTGCACCAGTACCCTTGTATAACAGATTTGAAGATATCTATAAAATGGTGACTGTTCTACAATCACTACTCTAA
- a CDS encoding C40 family peptidase produces the protein MKSVNYFLLFSLFLSIACTTNTKNLDELKKISANVKQEFAPDSRVAIFNIQMDWQNNSLHLEGESTQRKAVEALADSLNKLGISYKNTVRILPDSAVNKNVYAVGRNSVINIRSAAKHSAELGTQGLLGMSIKVLDKKGDFYRIQTPDNYISWVDKGGIQLMDAKQFSDWEAAPKILFSATNGYAYSAPTEKAQIVSDLVFGNLLKLIEQSRSYYKVAYPDGRIGYVKKEDAVLYNDWKQHLSANGDEIEKASRTMLGVPYLWGGTSTKGMDCSGFTKMVYLMNGFVIPRDASQQINAGKKVDENLAFEGLEKGDLLFFGTPATKEKKQRVTHVGIWLGNDKGEFIHASGNVHLSSINEDQPNYDAFNKGRYLGSKRYLGVKDPLLMELTETTTLKD, from the coding sequence ATGAAATCAGTAAACTATTTTCTTTTATTCAGTCTCTTTTTAAGCATCGCTTGCACAACCAACACTAAAAACCTTGATGAATTAAAAAAGATCAGCGCGAATGTTAAGCAAGAATTTGCACCAGACAGTCGCGTGGCAATTTTTAACATCCAAATGGACTGGCAAAATAACAGTCTTCATTTAGAAGGAGAAAGTACCCAAAGAAAAGCTGTCGAAGCCCTTGCGGACTCTCTAAATAAATTGGGAATTTCATATAAAAATACGGTGCGAATTTTACCAGACTCTGCTGTAAATAAAAACGTGTATGCCGTGGGTAGAAACTCAGTCATCAACATCCGTTCTGCCGCAAAGCATTCTGCAGAACTAGGCACACAGGGCCTGTTGGGGATGTCTATTAAAGTGCTTGACAAAAAAGGTGATTTCTATCGCATTCAAACTCCAGACAACTATATTTCTTGGGTTGATAAAGGTGGGATTCAATTAATGGACGCCAAGCAATTTTCTGATTGGGAAGCTGCTCCCAAGATTCTTTTTTCTGCTACCAACGGTTATGCATATAGCGCACCAACAGAAAAAGCTCAAATTGTTTCAGACCTTGTTTTTGGCAACTTATTAAAACTCATTGAACAAAGCAGAAGCTATTATAAAGTTGCCTATCCAGATGGCAGAATTGGCTATGTAAAAAAAGAGGATGCCGTTTTATATAACGACTGGAAACAACATCTAAGTGCAAACGGTGATGAAATTGAAAAAGCAAGTAGAACCATGCTAGGAGTTCCGTATTTATGGGGCGGTACCTCTACCAAAGGCATGGACTGTAGTGGCTTTACAAAAATGGTGTATTTAATGAATGGTTTTGTGATCCCAAGAGATGCTTCACAGCAAATAAATGCAGGAAAGAAAGTTGATGAAAACTTAGCCTTTGAGGGCTTAGAAAAAGGTGATTTACTGTTTTTTGGAACCCCAGCAACCAAAGAAAAAAAACAGCGTGTAACTCATGTCGGTATTTGGTTAGGCAATGATAAAGGCGAGTTTATCCACGCATCAGGTAACGTACATCTAAGTTCTATTAATGAAGATCAACCCAATTACGATGCCTTTAACAAAGGTCGTTACCTAGGCAGCAAGCGTTATTTGGGTGTTAAAGACCCTTTATTGATGGAACTAACAGAAACAACAACACTCAAAGACTAA
- the serA gene encoding phosphoglycerate dehydrogenase, with the protein MSPLKRSYVFDFDSTLTRVEALDVLAEITLVNNPKKDEIIEEIISITNLGIDGEISFTESLERRIKLLQANKADLQTLIVQLKDKVSHSIARNKSFFEDFSEDIYVISCGFKEFIDPIVAQYNIPSERVFANTFEFDENDSIVGFDQENVLSTHNGKIACLKNLNLEGEVQVIGDGYSDYVTKEAGVADKFFAYTENVSRTKTTENADHVVPNMDEFLYVNKLPRTISYPKNRIHILLLENVHPDAFEKLSKDGFTVETVSTSLSEDELIKKMKDVHVLGIRSKTQVTKRVLDAADKLMVVGAFCIGTKQIDLEACKENGVVVFNAPYSNTRSVVELAIGEIIMLMRSVFQRSTELHKGVWNKTAAGSREVRGKKLGIVGYGNIGKQLSVLAEALGLDVYYYDVEDKLALGNATKIEKLSDLLAISDVITLHVDDNAANKNYIGADEIAQMKDGAILVNLSRGFVVDIKALKAALVSGKLAGAAVDVYPEEPAKNGAFTTDLKGLENVILTPHVGGSTEEAQKDIADFVPNKIMAYINSGNTVDAVNFPNIRLPKQEKSHRFLHIHQNVPGVMAKINKVLAKYDMNITGQYLSTDSKVGYVITDLNKQYNPKVIKKLKEIEGTIKFRVLY; encoded by the coding sequence ATGAGTCCTTTAAAAAGAAGCTACGTATTTGACTTTGACAGCACCTTAACTCGAGTAGAAGCCCTAGATGTTTTGGCAGAAATTACCTTGGTAAACAATCCTAAAAAAGATGAAATCATTGAAGAAATTATTTCAATTACAAATTTAGGGATCGATGGAGAAATTTCTTTTACAGAGTCTTTAGAGAGAAGGATCAAGTTATTACAAGCCAACAAAGCTGATTTACAAACGCTGATTGTTCAGTTAAAAGATAAGGTGTCTCATTCAATTGCTAGGAATAAATCTTTTTTTGAGGACTTTTCAGAGGATATTTATGTTATTTCATGTGGGTTTAAAGAATTTATAGATCCAATCGTTGCGCAATATAACATTCCTTCTGAACGGGTGTTTGCAAATACGTTTGAGTTTGATGAAAATGATAGTATTGTGGGCTTTGATCAAGAGAATGTCCTTTCTACTCACAACGGGAAAATTGCCTGTTTAAAAAATTTGAATTTAGAAGGAGAGGTACAAGTTATCGGTGATGGATACAGTGATTATGTTACCAAAGAAGCAGGGGTTGCTGATAAATTTTTTGCCTATACAGAAAACGTTTCAAGAACAAAAACAACTGAGAATGCAGATCATGTGGTGCCTAATATGGATGAGTTTTTGTATGTAAATAAATTGCCAAGAACCATTTCGTATCCAAAGAATCGTATTCATATTTTACTTTTAGAGAATGTGCATCCAGATGCTTTTGAAAAACTGTCAAAAGACGGGTTTACTGTAGAGACGGTGTCAACTAGTTTGTCTGAAGATGAGCTTATAAAAAAAATGAAGGATGTTCATGTGTTGGGAATCCGCTCTAAAACGCAGGTTACAAAAAGAGTACTGGATGCTGCTGATAAATTAATGGTTGTTGGTGCTTTTTGTATCGGAACCAAACAAATAGATTTAGAAGCCTGTAAAGAAAATGGAGTAGTAGTTTTTAACGCACCTTATAGCAATACTCGTTCTGTTGTTGAATTGGCTATTGGAGAAATTATTATGCTAATGCGTAGTGTCTTTCAAAGAAGTACTGAGTTGCATAAAGGAGTTTGGAATAAGACTGCAGCTGGATCACGTGAGGTTCGTGGGAAAAAGCTGGGAATTGTCGGCTATGGTAATATTGGTAAGCAATTGTCTGTATTGGCAGAAGCTCTGGGGCTGGATGTCTATTATTATGATGTAGAAGATAAGTTGGCACTCGGAAATGCAACTAAGATTGAAAAGCTTTCTGATCTACTAGCCATCTCTGATGTTATTACCTTGCATGTTGATGACAATGCTGCAAATAAAAATTATATAGGCGCTGATGAAATTGCTCAAATGAAGGATGGAGCCATTTTAGTTAATTTGTCTAGAGGTTTTGTTGTGGATATTAAAGCTTTAAAAGCGGCATTGGTTTCTGGGAAGCTAGCTGGAGCTGCAGTGGATGTATATCCAGAGGAGCCTGCTAAAAATGGGGCTTTCACTACTGATTTAAAGGGTTTAGAGAATGTGATTTTAACACCGCATGTTGGTGGGAGTACAGAAGAAGCTCAAAAAGACATCGCTGATTTTGTACCCAATAAAATAATGGCCTATATCAATTCTGGAAATACGGTAGACGCTGTAAATTTCCCTAATATTCGACTGCCGAAACAAGAGAAATCACATCGATTTTTACACATCCATCAAAATGTGCCAGGTGTCATGGCAAAAATCAACAAGGTTTTAGCCAAATATGATATGAATATTACAGGACAGTACCTCTCAACAGATTCAAAGGTTGGGTATGTAATTACGGACTTAAATAAGCAGTACAATCCTAAAGTAATTAAAAAGTTAAAAGAAATTGAAGGAACAATAAAGTTTCGAGTGCTGTATTAG
- the gcvP gene encoding aminomethyl-transferring glycine dehydrogenase: MNTNSFQRRHIGPDSKEQAAMLSTIGVNSLDQLIDETVPDHIRLEKELDLAPAMSEYEYLSHIQELAAKNKVYKSYIGLGYHEAIIPSVIQRNILENPGWYTAYTPYQAEIAQGRLEALLNFQTMICDLTGMELANASLLDEGTAAAEAMALLFDLRERDQKKNKVNKFFVSEEILPQTLSILKTRATPIGIELVVGNHEDFDFSTTYFGAIVQYPGKHGLVIDYTDFVAKASENNIKVAVAADILSLVKLKAPAEFGAAVVVGTTQRFGIPLGYGGPHAGFFATKEAYKRSIPGRIIGITKDINGDRALRMALQTREQHIKREKATSNICTAQVLLAVMAGMYAVYHGKDGLQYIADRVHDATVSLANTLEKLGIEQTNASYFDTISVKAPAQKIKEIAEANQINFNYIDANNLSISINETVGLKELNAIVAVFTEALNLPSTTIAQIKNGNAIIKNCERNTSFLDHEVFNTYQSETDMMRYIKKLERKDLALNHSMISLGSCTMKLNAASEMLPLSYPNWGNIHPFVPLDQAQGYQEVLKRLEHQLNIITGFSGTSLQPNSGAQGEFAGLMTIRAYHEHNGDAHRNICLIPASAHGTNPASAVMAGMTVVVTKTDDKGNIDVEDLRAKAIAHKDNLSALMVTYPSTHGVYESAIKEITKIIHENGGQVYMDGANMNAQVGLTNPATIGADVCHLNLHKTFAIPHGGGGPGVGPICVAPQLVPFLPGNPVIATGGDNAITAVSAAPWGSALVCLISYGYITMLGAKGLTDATKNAILNANYIKERLSGHYKTLYTGEMNRAAHEMILDCRDFKSNGIEVVDIAKRLMDYGFHAPTVSFPVGGTLMVEPTESESQAELDRFCDAMIAIRKEIEVATKEDSNNPLKNAPHTQELLTADTWELPYSRKQAAFPLDYIAENKFWPTVRRVDDAFGDRNLICSCNPIEDYM; the protein is encoded by the coding sequence ATGAATACAAATTCGTTTCAACGTAGACACATTGGTCCAGACTCAAAAGAGCAGGCTGCCATGTTATCAACCATTGGAGTTAACTCATTAGATCAACTGATTGATGAAACTGTTCCTGATCATATTCGTTTAGAAAAAGAATTGGATCTAGCGCCAGCAATGAGTGAATATGAATACCTAAGTCATATTCAAGAATTGGCCGCTAAAAATAAGGTCTATAAAAGTTATATCGGCTTGGGCTATCACGAAGCGATTATCCCTAGCGTTATTCAAAGAAACATTTTAGAAAACCCGGGATGGTATACTGCCTATACTCCTTATCAAGCAGAAATCGCTCAGGGTAGATTAGAAGCTTTGTTAAATTTTCAAACAATGATTTGTGATTTAACAGGCATGGAATTAGCCAATGCTTCTTTATTAGATGAAGGAACTGCTGCAGCAGAAGCCATGGCCTTGTTGTTTGACCTTAGAGAAAGAGATCAAAAGAAAAACAAGGTAAATAAATTCTTTGTTTCTGAAGAAATATTACCTCAAACATTATCAATTTTAAAAACCAGAGCTACTCCAATCGGCATTGAGTTGGTTGTAGGAAACCATGAAGATTTTGATTTTTCTACAACATACTTTGGAGCTATTGTTCAGTATCCAGGCAAGCATGGTCTTGTAATAGATTATACTGATTTTGTAGCAAAAGCATCAGAAAACAACATTAAAGTAGCTGTGGCTGCTGATATTTTATCGTTGGTAAAATTAAAAGCTCCTGCAGAATTTGGTGCAGCTGTTGTTGTTGGAACTACGCAACGTTTTGGAATTCCTTTAGGTTACGGAGGGCCTCATGCAGGGTTCTTCGCAACCAAGGAAGCTTACAAAAGAAGTATTCCTGGTAGAATTATTGGAATTACTAAAGATATTAACGGTGATAGAGCTTTGCGTATGGCATTGCAAACCCGCGAACAACACATTAAAAGAGAAAAAGCAACATCAAACATTTGTACAGCTCAGGTATTGCTAGCTGTAATGGCAGGAATGTATGCTGTATACCATGGTAAAGATGGTCTTCAATACATCGCAGACCGCGTACATGATGCAACGGTTTCCTTAGCAAATACCTTAGAAAAATTAGGAATCGAGCAAACAAACGCTTCTTATTTTGATACAATTTCTGTTAAAGCACCAGCTCAAAAAATAAAAGAAATTGCAGAGGCTAATCAAATCAATTTTAATTATATCGATGCAAACAACCTTTCTATTTCTATCAATGAAACTGTTGGGTTAAAAGAATTGAATGCCATTGTAGCGGTTTTTACAGAAGCTTTAAATTTACCAAGCACAACCATTGCTCAAATTAAAAATGGCAATGCCATCATAAAAAACTGTGAGAGAAACACCTCTTTCCTAGACCATGAGGTATTCAATACTTATCAGTCTGAAACTGATATGATGCGTTATATTAAAAAACTAGAACGTAAAGATTTGGCTTTAAATCACTCAATGATCTCTTTAGGTTCTTGTACAATGAAGCTAAATGCAGCTTCAGAAATGCTTCCTTTAAGCTATCCTAACTGGGGGAATATTCACCCATTTGTTCCATTAGATCAGGCGCAAGGATACCAAGAAGTATTAAAGAGATTAGAGCATCAATTAAATATCATTACTGGATTCTCTGGAACTTCACTTCAGCCTAACTCTGGTGCTCAAGGAGAGTTTGCTGGTTTAATGACCATTAGAGCTTATCATGAACACAATGGAGATGCTCATAGAAATATCTGCTTGATCCCTGCATCTGCTCACGGTACCAACCCTGCTTCTGCAGTGATGGCTGGTATGACAGTAGTGGTAACAAAAACAGATGACAAAGGAAATATTGACGTAGAAGATTTACGTGCAAAAGCCATTGCACATAAGGACAACCTTTCTGCTTTGATGGTAACCTACCCGTCTACCCATGGTGTATACGAAAGTGCAATTAAAGAAATTACCAAAATTATCCATGAAAATGGAGGACAGGTATATATGGATGGCGCAAATATGAACGCTCAAGTTGGATTGACAAATCCTGCAACCATTGGCGCTGATGTTTGTCACCTAAACTTGCACAAAACTTTTGCCATTCCTCATGGAGGTGGTGGACCAGGAGTTGGACCAATTTGTGTAGCGCCTCAGCTAGTTCCTTTTTTACCTGGAAACCCAGTAATTGCTACTGGAGGTGACAATGCAATCACAGCCGTTTCTGCAGCTCCTTGGGGATCTGCTTTGGTTTGTCTAATCTCTTATGGTTATATTACCATGCTTGGTGCAAAAGGCTTAACAGATGCAACTAAAAACGCTATTTTAAACGCCAATTATATCAAAGAGCGTTTAAGTGGTCACTACAAAACTTTATACACCGGCGAGATGAATCGTGCAGCACATGAGATGATCTTAGACTGTAGAGATTTTAAAAGCAATGGGATTGAAGTTGTAGACATCGCTAAGCGATTAATGGATTACGGTTTTCACGCACCAACTGTTTCTTTCCCTGTAGGCGGTACCTTAATGGTAGAGCCAACTGAATCTGAAAGTCAAGCAGAGCTCGATCGTTTTTGTGATGCTATGATTGCCATCAGAAAAGAAATAGAAGTAGCAACTAAAGAAGACAGCAACAACCCTTTAAAAAATGCTCCGCACACACAAGAATTATTAACTGCAGACACTTGGGAACTTCCATACAGCAGGAAGCAAGCTGCTTTTCCTTTAGACTATATTGCCGAAAACAAATTTTGGCCTACAGTTAGAAGAGTAGATGATGCCTTTGGAGACAGAAACTTAATTTGTTCTTGTAACCCAATTGAAGATTATATGTAA
- a CDS encoding class I SAM-dependent methyltransferase, with the protein MKHQKEKNLLLKKPWPTKDAMQQIYELKLWGDNGTDFYSGAGSHQPEIVNPYLEAVKCFLTAFKNPLVVCDLGCGDFNIGKQLVKHTQKYIAVDIVPSLIKQHKEKYRIENLEFCCLDIAKDKLPKGDCALIRQVLQHLSNKEVQNILTKLTDYKYIILTEHLPKGNFVPNKDIVSGQGIRLKKQSGLNLLASPFNLKIKEEKELVSYQLKEAKGSIVTTLYTMY; encoded by the coding sequence GTGAAGCATCAAAAAGAGAAAAATTTATTATTAAAAAAGCCTTGGCCAACAAAAGATGCTATGCAGCAAATTTATGAGCTGAAACTTTGGGGAGATAATGGCACTGATTTTTATTCTGGAGCAGGATCTCATCAACCAGAAATTGTAAACCCATATCTAGAAGCTGTTAAATGTTTTTTAACAGCTTTTAAAAATCCACTTGTAGTTTGTGATTTAGGTTGTGGTGATTTTAATATTGGAAAGCAACTTGTAAAACACACTCAAAAGTATATTGCAGTAGATATTGTTCCTAGTTTAATAAAGCAGCATAAAGAAAAATATCGAATAGAAAATTTAGAATTTTGTTGTTTAGATATTGCAAAAGATAAGTTGCCTAAAGGAGATTGTGCTTTAATAAGGCAAGTTTTACAACATCTTTCTAATAAAGAAGTGCAAAATATTCTTACTAAACTTACTGATTATAAATACATTATTTTAACAGAGCATTTGCCAAAAGGAAATTTTGTCCCCAATAAAGATATTGTCTCTGGTCAAGGAATTAGACTAAAAAAACAAAGTGGGTTAAACTTATTAGCTTCTCCTTTTAATTTAAAAATTAAGGAAGAAAAAGAGTTAGTGTCTTATCAATTAAAAGAAGCAAAAGGTAGTATTGTAACCACACTTTATACAATGTATTAA
- a CDS encoding FMN-binding glutamate synthase family protein, translating into MRNTILAVLFSATLLSAILVYFIPQIGTIILLSICVLLLLIGVKDSLQTRHSLLRAFPLVARLRWLFEEERDKIQQYFIEDNLNGTPISREKRSLVYQRSKLQKDTIPFGTQHNVYAKGYEFVKHSLFPKDHRQIQGERVLFGSDKCTQKYEGSLINISAMSFGSLSKNAIMALNQGAKLGNFAHNTGEGGISSYHLQGGDLIFQVGTGYFGAGKSVDGKRVFDADIFKENAIRPEVKMIEIKFSQGAKPGHGGILPAKKNTEEIAKIRSVEPFTQVDSPPGHSAFSNYNELIGFIQELRELSEGKPIGIKFCVGDNDEIEDMFKAFSEAKNYPDFITVDGGEGGTGSAPMEFTNYIGTPLIEGLTFVNKLREKYNLKNQVKIIASGKAVDAFDIVKLLALGADTINMARSFMLSLGCIQARECNLDTCPVGVATQDPDLVKALVVQKKNIRVKNYHEKTILSLKDVVAAMGVSSFEELNASQVFRRTKNEKIVSLEEVYY; encoded by the coding sequence ATGAGAAATACAATTTTAGCAGTTCTATTTAGTGCAACATTGTTGTCAGCCATCTTGGTTTATTTTATTCCGCAAATCGGAACCATTATTTTATTGTCAATTTGCGTTCTTTTATTGCTTATTGGTGTTAAAGATAGTTTGCAAACAAGACATTCATTGTTAAGGGCTTTTCCTTTAGTAGCTCGTTTGCGTTGGCTTTTTGAAGAAGAAAGAGATAAAATTCAACAGTATTTTATAGAGGACAATTTAAATGGAACTCCTATCAGTAGAGAGAAGAGAAGCTTGGTGTATCAGCGTTCAAAATTGCAGAAGGATACCATTCCTTTTGGTACTCAACACAATGTCTATGCTAAAGGCTATGAGTTTGTTAAACACTCTCTGTTTCCAAAAGATCATCGTCAAATACAAGGAGAGCGTGTGCTTTTTGGGTCAGATAAATGTACCCAAAAATACGAAGGGTCTCTGATCAATATTTCTGCAATGTCCTTTGGATCACTAAGTAAAAATGCTATTATGGCTCTAAATCAAGGGGCCAAACTAGGTAATTTTGCTCACAATACAGGAGAAGGAGGGATATCTTCATATCATTTGCAGGGAGGAGATTTAATTTTTCAGGTAGGAACAGGATATTTTGGAGCTGGTAAGTCGGTAGATGGCAAACGCGTATTTGATGCAGATATTTTTAAAGAAAATGCAATTCGTCCAGAAGTTAAAATGATAGAGATAAAGTTTTCACAAGGGGCGAAACCAGGTCATGGTGGTATTTTACCTGCTAAAAAAAACACCGAAGAAATTGCAAAAATACGTTCTGTAGAACCCTTTACTCAAGTAGATTCACCTCCAGGACATTCTGCATTCTCTAATTATAATGAGCTCATTGGGTTTATTCAGGAACTAAGAGAGTTGTCTGAAGGCAAACCAATAGGAATAAAGTTTTGTGTTGGAGATAATGACGAAATTGAAGACATGTTTAAAGCTTTTTCTGAGGCTAAAAATTATCCAGATTTTATCACGGTAGATGGTGGAGAAGGAGGTACTGGTTCTGCACCAATGGAGTTTACCAATTATATAGGAACCCCTTTAATAGAAGGCTTAACCTTTGTAAATAAATTGCGTGAGAAATACAACTTAAAAAACCAAGTTAAAATTATTGCAAGTGGTAAGGCTGTGGATGCTTTTGATATTGTAAAATTATTGGCCTTAGGCGCAGATACAATCAATATGGCTCGTAGTTTTATGCTAAGCTTAGGCTGTATACAAGCTAGAGAATGCAATTTAGATACTTGTCCTGTTGGGGTGGCAACTCAAGATCCAGACTTGGTAAAAGCCTTAGTGGTACAAAAGAAGAACATTCGCGTTAAAAACTATCATGAGAAAACGATTCTCTCTTTAAAAGATGTTGTTGCTGCGATGGGAGTTTCATCATTTGAAGAACTAAATGCAAGTCAAGTTTTTAGAAGAACTAAAAATGAAAAAATTGTTAGTCTAGAAGAGGTTTACTATTAG
- a CDS encoding type B 50S ribosomal protein L31 has translation MKKGIHPENYRMVAFKDMSNGDVFLTRSTANTKETLDVDGVDYPLIKLEISRTSHPFYTGKSKLIDAAGRIDKFKNKYAKFKKD, from the coding sequence ATGAAAAAAGGGATACATCCAGAAAATTATAGAATGGTAGCATTTAAAGACATGTCTAACGGCGATGTTTTTTTAACACGTTCTACAGCAAACACAAAAGAAACTTTAGATGTTGATGGAGTAGATTACCCATTAATCAAATTGGAGATTTCTAGAACTTCTCACCCATTTTACACTGGTAAATCAAAACTTATTGATGCAGCTGGTCGTATTGACAAGTTCAAAAACAAATACGCAAAATTCAAAAAGGACTAA
- a CDS encoding glutaminyl-peptide cyclotransferase — translation MHSYKTILSYAFVLLFLTACSNRYNFTLTTTAKVVLNQKATASLTEKSGKPIDSVQFYVNGRKIPSTNNTANIDTKTLGVGKHVVSALVFYPEKTKKVNNSIEVLADKPYDIYTYEIVNTYPHDKTAFTQGLEYHNGFIYESTGRRGTSSIRKTELKTGKVLQKVDIDDRYFGEGMTIFNNKIYFLTWESKMGFVYNLDTFEKEGQFSYGNSRQGWGMTHNGTELIKSDGSSKLWFLDPETKEEKRSINIYTDKNGIKDLNELEYINGKIYANYWKEPLIAIINPDNGVVEGIANLAGLQEQIIKEEKITDGDAVLNGIAYDQENNRIFVTGKLWGKLYEIKLVKK, via the coding sequence ATGCATTCATACAAAACTATTCTTTCTTACGCTTTCGTTTTACTTTTTTTAACAGCTTGTAGTAATCGATATAATTTTACCTTAACAACTACAGCTAAGGTAGTCCTAAATCAAAAAGCAACAGCAAGCCTAACTGAAAAATCTGGAAAGCCAATAGATTCTGTTCAATTTTATGTAAACGGAAGAAAAATCCCATCAACAAACAACACAGCAAACATTGATACAAAGACCTTAGGAGTTGGTAAACATGTAGTTAGTGCTTTGGTTTTTTATCCTGAAAAAACAAAAAAAGTAAACAATTCTATAGAGGTTTTAGCAGACAAGCCTTATGATATTTACACCTATGAAATTGTCAATACTTATCCTCATGATAAAACAGCCTTTACGCAAGGTTTGGAATATCACAATGGTTTTATCTATGAAAGTACAGGAAGAAGAGGCACCTCATCTATCAGAAAAACAGAATTAAAAACAGGTAAGGTTTTACAAAAAGTTGATATAGATGATCGTTATTTTGGAGAAGGAATGACCATTTTTAACAATAAAATTTATTTTTTAACCTGGGAGTCTAAAATGGGTTTTGTGTACAACTTAGACACCTTTGAAAAAGAAGGGCAATTCTCTTATGGAAACAGCAGACAAGGCTGGGGAATGACTCACAATGGAACAGAATTGATAAAATCTGACGGAAGTTCAAAACTTTGGTTTTTAGATCCAGAGACTAAAGAAGAAAAACGCTCTATTAACATCTATACCGATAAAAACGGAATCAAAGATTTAAATGAGCTAGAATACATCAATGGAAAAATCTATGCCAATTATTGGAAAGAACCCCTAATAGCAATCATTAACCCAGATAATGGTGTGGTAGAAGGTATTGCCAACTTAGCCGGTTTACAAGAGCAAATTATTAAAGAAGAAAAAATTACTGATGGCGATGCAGTGCTAAACGGGATTGCCTATGACCAAGAGAACAACCGTATTTTTGTAACTGGAAAATTATGGGGCAAATTGTACGAGATAAAGCTGGTTAAAAAATAG